A single window of Desulfovibrio sp. G11 DNA harbors:
- a CDS encoding TIGR01212 family radical SAM protein has product MLRWHTLAVYFRRKYGTRVQKIPLDAGASCPNRDGSLSHRGCTFCNASGSGSGLGVRGFSLEEQWRAWLEKYRATDADRAFMAYLQSYSNTYGPPERLQLLLQQVAALPGCLGVAVGTRPDCLGPHKLDMLAACRINASGNGPDGVHHYTRNAHGDNGYKKGAGGMENGGLSEVWLELGLQSAHNATLRRINRGHDAACSETAVRQAAERGLAVCGHLMAGLPGEDEAAFLESLDWALSLPLSGLKLHNVYVPRGTSLARLYEEGGYHPLARDEYVDLLCTALPRIPSAMVMHRVQSDPAPGELLAPAWAAEKRGVITDLRRALTARDLWQGKTADVPDMRPEWYGG; this is encoded by the coding sequence ATGCTGCGTTGGCATACTCTGGCCGTGTATTTTCGTCGTAAATACGGTACACGGGTGCAAAAAATTCCACTTGACGCGGGGGCGTCCTGCCCCAACCGGGACGGTTCGCTTTCACACCGGGGCTGCACGTTCTGCAATGCCTCCGGTTCAGGCTCCGGCCTGGGCGTACGCGGCTTTTCGCTTGAGGAACAGTGGCGGGCATGGCTTGAAAAGTATCGTGCCACTGACGCCGACAGGGCCTTTATGGCCTACCTTCAGTCCTATTCCAATACCTATGGTCCCCCGGAACGCCTGCAACTTCTGCTCCAACAGGTGGCGGCCCTGCCGGGCTGCCTCGGCGTTGCCGTCGGCACGCGGCCCGACTGTCTCGGCCCGCACAAGCTGGATATGCTTGCCGCCTGCCGGATAAATGCCAGTGGAAACGGCCCGGATGGTGTGCACCACTATACGCGAAATGCTCATGGAGACAATGGGTACAAAAAGGGCGCCGGCGGCATGGAAAACGGCGGCCTTTCCGAGGTCTGGCTGGAGCTTGGGCTGCAAAGCGCTCACAATGCCACGCTCAGGCGCATCAACAGGGGGCATGATGCCGCCTGCTCTGAAACCGCAGTGCGGCAGGCCGCCGAGCGCGGGCTTGCCGTGTGCGGTCACCTCATGGCCGGACTGCCCGGCGAAGATGAGGCTGCCTTTCTGGAAAGCCTGGACTGGGCGCTTTCGCTGCCGCTCAGCGGCCTCAAGCTGCACAACGTGTACGTGCCGCGCGGCACGTCTCTGGCCCGCCTGTACGAAGAGGGCGGGTATCACCCTCTGGCCCGCGACGAATATGTGGACCTGCTGTGTACGGCGCTGCCGCGCATACCTTCGGCCATGGTCATGCACCGGGTGCAGAGTGATCCTGCCCCGGGTGAACTTCTGGCGCCGGCCTGGGCGGCGGAAAAGCGCGGCGTCATTACCGACCTGCGGCGCGCCCTGACCGCCCGTGACCTCTGGCAGGGCAAGACGGCAGATGTGCCGGACATGCGCCCGGAATGGTACGGTGGTTGA
- a CDS encoding methyl-accepting chemotaxis protein — translation MNVKSWLVTLCLAFTLGMGILFFSNMYISKLVLDDITLPQISAALKAKYEYGLKHTVELAAQTLARSLEDAASPEEKYALIEELTDFQRFFPDEEGYLFTYKTDGTRINVPVNKSQNGKNVIDLKDSNGVPFIRNLIDAARKGGGFVLYHFEKAGAGVQPKLSYAQLVPGTDVIIGTGVYIDGVDKERSRITDLVTENQNHYSRVQAALGAGILALILCIAWGVTRRICPPLLQLTAEAEEVAAGRLDHLTTIKPSSPLEIRALHTSLKIMITNLHSRVQEAAQKTLEAAEALEQAKTAQDRAEKAQAQAETARRDGMLAAAGQLEGIAGVLSSASTELSAQIEQSDKGAAESSQRLAEAATAMNEMNATVQEVAKNAGMASGASMDTRDKALTGARIVHDAMSSIARVQEHSLALKDDMTRLNEHALAISRIMNVITDIADQTNLLALNAAIEAARAGDAGRGFAVVADEVRKLAEKTMTSTSDVAEAIRAIQESTRQSMTGVENAVNAIGEATVLAGQSGSALEEIVTTIEETTDQINAIAAASEEQSAASEEINRSIVEVNDMSRHTAIAMDEAASAVTGLAAQAQKLAELIQDMKRA, via the coding sequence ATGAACGTAAAATCTTGGCTTGTTACACTTTGTCTGGCTTTTACCCTGGGTATGGGAATACTGTTTTTCAGCAACATGTACATCTCAAAGCTGGTGCTCGACGATATAACCCTGCCGCAGATATCCGCGGCACTGAAAGCAAAATACGAATATGGACTCAAACATACGGTAGAACTTGCCGCGCAGACGCTTGCCCGCAGTCTTGAAGATGCGGCCAGCCCGGAAGAAAAATACGCCCTCATCGAAGAACTTACAGACTTTCAGCGCTTTTTCCCCGATGAAGAAGGTTACCTGTTTACCTACAAGACAGACGGAACGCGCATAAACGTACCGGTCAACAAATCCCAGAACGGAAAAAATGTTATTGACCTGAAAGATTCTAACGGGGTCCCCTTTATCCGCAACCTTATTGATGCCGCCCGGAAAGGCGGCGGTTTTGTCCTCTACCATTTTGAAAAAGCGGGAGCGGGCGTACAGCCCAAGCTGAGCTACGCGCAGCTTGTTCCGGGTACGGATGTCATTATCGGTACGGGCGTGTACATTGACGGCGTTGACAAGGAACGCAGCCGCATAACCGATCTGGTCACTGAAAACCAGAACCACTACAGCCGGGTACAAGCCGCGCTTGGCGCGGGCATTCTTGCGCTGATACTGTGTATTGCCTGGGGCGTGACCCGCCGCATCTGTCCTCCGCTGCTCCAGCTTACCGCCGAGGCCGAAGAGGTGGCGGCCGGGCGCCTGGATCACCTCACAACCATAAAACCTTCAAGCCCTCTGGAAATCCGCGCCCTGCACACTTCGCTCAAAATCATGATAACAAACCTGCACAGCCGTGTGCAGGAGGCAGCGCAAAAAACCCTTGAGGCCGCAGAAGCGCTGGAGCAGGCCAAAACCGCGCAGGATCGGGCAGAAAAGGCACAGGCGCAGGCTGAAACCGCACGCAGGGACGGCATGCTGGCCGCTGCCGGACAGCTTGAAGGCATTGCCGGGGTGCTCTCTTCGGCATCTACCGAGCTTTCGGCGCAGATTGAGCAGTCTGACAAGGGCGCGGCAGAATCATCACAGCGCCTTGCGGAGGCAGCCACCGCCATGAACGAAATGAACGCCACCGTGCAGGAAGTAGCCAAAAACGCCGGCATGGCTTCCGGAGCATCCATGGATACCCGCGACAAGGCCCTGACGGGCGCGCGCATCGTGCATGACGCCATGAGCAGCATCGCCCGTGTGCAGGAACACTCCCTGGCGCTCAAGGATGATATGACCCGGCTCAACGAGCATGCCCTGGCTATCAGCAGAATCATGAACGTCATTACAGACATCGCGGACCAGACCAACCTGCTGGCCCTCAACGCCGCCATTGAAGCAGCCCGCGCCGGGGACGCCGGACGCGGCTTCGCCGTGGTGGCCGACGAGGTGCGCAAGCTGGCCGAAAAAACCATGACGTCCACCAGCGACGTGGCGGAAGCCATACGCGCCATTCAGGAAAGCACGCGGCAAAGCATGACCGGGGTGGAAAACGCCGTCAACGCCATCGGCGAGGCCACGGTCCTGGCCGGGCAGTCCGGCTCGGCCCTCGAGGAAATTGTGACCACTATCGAGGAAACCACAGACCAGATTAACGCCATCGCCGCCGCCAGCGAAGAGCAGTCCGCCGCCAGCGAAGAGATCAACAGAAGCATTGTGGAAGTAAACGACATGTCACGCCACACCGCCATAGCCATGGACGAGGCCGCCAGTGCCGTGACCGGCCTTGCGGCGCAGGCGCAAAAACTTGCGGAGCTTATCCAGGACATGAAGCGGGCCTAG
- a CDS encoding IS4 family transposase, which produces MKVNTVLDHDGYIPAFVDISNAKTHESRMAKSLSLPKGSIVTFDKGYIAYSWFQLLATKGIFFVTRLKDNAVFKLLERRPVNRKTGVTSDHIIEVKNSRGKTLRLRRIGYRDAKTGKRYEFLTNHFRLSAKTIADIYKERWQIEIFFREVKQNLHIKSFVGRSENAVLIQIYTALTVYLLMAYQKILSKLKLSVQQLFELICVNLFGKDSLEELLKPRRSKTQNSYSLSLLAMVA; this is translated from the coding sequence GTGAAGGTAAATACCGTGCTTGATCACGATGGCTACATCCCTGCCTTCGTCGATATCAGCAATGCCAAAACCCACGAAAGCCGCATGGCCAAAAGCCTTTCGCTGCCAAAAGGCTCCATTGTGACCTTTGACAAAGGCTATATAGCCTATTCCTGGTTTCAGCTTTTGGCGACAAAGGGCATCTTCTTCGTCACGCGCCTCAAAGATAACGCCGTATTCAAGCTGCTGGAACGCCGTCCTGTCAATCGTAAAACAGGCGTCACCTCTGACCATATTATCGAAGTGAAAAACAGTCGGGGAAAAACCTTGCGCTTACGCCGAATAGGCTACAGGGATGCCAAAACCGGGAAGCGTTACGAGTTCTTGACCAACCACTTTCGCCTGTCAGCGAAAACCATTGCCGACATTTACAAAGAGCGCTGGCAAATCGAAATATTCTTCCGTGAAGTCAAACAAAATCTGCACATCAAAAGCTTTGTCGGGCGCTCTGAGAACGCTGTGCTCATCCAAATTTACACGGCCCTGACAGTGTATTTGCTCATGGCGTACCAAAAAATCCTGAGCAAACTTAAGCTGTCGGTGCAGCAATTATTCGAGCTCATTTGCGTGAATTTGTTCGGCAAAGACTCCCTGGAAGAACTCCTGAAACCGCGAAGATCAAAAACTCAAAACTCTTACAGTCTCAGCCTATTAGCTATGGTTGCTTAG
- a CDS encoding DUF4372 domain-containing protein: MSHHNTLFSQMLSLIPRHVFQKLEHRHKVGRASRKFGFKEQFTAMAFIQLAARRSMRDGLRCLAAAGNRLYHWGLKNVPRSTFADANNSRPVGFFKDLFAEMYGLCQPHAPRHKFRFKCKLYSMDATTISLCLSVFPGHRSGGTKPG, from the coding sequence ATGAGTCACCATAATACACTTTTCTCCCAGATGCTATCTCTGATTCCCAGACATGTTTTTCAAAAGCTCGAACACCGGCACAAAGTAGGGCGGGCCTCACGCAAATTCGGCTTCAAGGAGCAGTTCACCGCCATGGCCTTTATTCAGCTTGCCGCGAGGCGTTCCATGCGTGACGGGCTCCGGTGTCTGGCTGCCGCCGGAAACCGCCTGTACCATTGGGGCCTGAAAAACGTGCCCCGCTCGACTTTCGCCGACGCCAACAATTCAAGGCCCGTGGGCTTTTTCAAGGACTTGTTCGCTGAAATGTACGGACTTTGCCAGCCGCATGCGCCTCGTCACAAATTTCGCTTCAAGTGCAAACTGTACAGCATGGACGCTACCACCATCAGCCTTTGCCTGTCCGTCTTCCCTGGGCATCGTTCCGGCGGAACAAAGCCGGGGTGA
- a CDS encoding DUF883 family protein — protein MSVKNEENMDALREEVQALRKQIESLAKTAEKKASHHAAFLSANLEDEVEKYQKLAAEKLQRALAAGGDGVENVSERIRQNPLGSLLLAFGAGYAISLLFRHGK, from the coding sequence ATGAGCGTGAAGAACGAAGAAAATATGGATGCCTTGAGAGAAGAAGTGCAGGCCCTGCGCAAGCAGATTGAAAGCCTTGCCAAGACTGCCGAAAAAAAGGCCTCGCATCACGCGGCCTTTCTGAGTGCCAACCTGGAAGATGAGGTTGAAAAATATCAGAAGCTTGCAGCGGAAAAGCTGCAAAGAGCTCTGGCCGCCGGCGGAGACGGCGTTGAAAACGTCAGCGAGCGTATACGCCAGAACCCTCTGGGCAGCCTGCTGCTGGCCTTTGGGGCCGGCTATGCGATTTCTCTTCTCTTCCGGCACGGCAAGTAG
- a CDS encoding phage holin family protein yields the protein MNGLTEVIIRFFDLLEAEGRQLQRNTLLTVRMAVLLVLGLIFGAAAVAFLVAALYQALTLILHPAWVMCILGLVCAGIAGGLLWWSRPRKEAPHKKVPQ from the coding sequence GTGAACGGCCTTACTGAAGTAATAATCCGTTTCTTTGACCTCTTGGAGGCCGAGGGCCGGCAGTTGCAGCGTAATACGCTGCTTACGGTACGCATGGCCGTGCTGCTGGTCCTTGGCCTGATTTTTGGGGCTGCGGCTGTGGCTTTTCTGGTCGCGGCCCTGTATCAGGCATTGACTCTCATCCTGCATCCGGCCTGGGTCATGTGTATTCTGGGGCTGGTCTGTGCGGGAATTGCCGGGGGGTTGTTATGGTGGTCTCGTCCTCGCAAGGAAGCGCCACACAAGAAAGTACCACAGTAG
- a CDS encoding mechanosensitive ion channel family protein: MDEKKIFEFLTDGYAIAAVVTAILFYFTIRGQKRSANTAMHLTRVCAACALVMAISLCARELVDKFGATFINPRYINIFQHVAIVLILIRESFLGIDRFCDHLVRTSGDATSARIVSRLLKASICLCAILFFGEYMGISFAGLLTFGGIGGIAIGLAGKNILGNFFSGLMLYFDRPFNIGDWIKSPDRNIEGTVVEIGWRMSKIMTFEHYPVYVPNDIFSSICIENVGRIANYRIKLQIGLRYEDADRIQAVADALKKMLHDEPRIDKGQEILVVFNEFASSSLNILIYCYAKTTNWAQFMQTQHDVYLGIVSVVHGLGADFAFPTQTLYLEKDENKPE, encoded by the coding sequence ATGGACGAAAAAAAGATATTTGAGTTTCTCACTGATGGCTACGCCATTGCCGCCGTGGTAACGGCCATACTGTTCTATTTCACCATACGGGGGCAGAAGCGCAGTGCCAATACGGCCATGCATCTGACGCGCGTTTGCGCTGCCTGCGCCCTTGTTATGGCCATAAGTCTTTGTGCGCGGGAACTGGTGGACAAGTTCGGGGCAACTTTTATCAACCCGCGCTACATCAATATTTTCCAGCATGTGGCCATTGTTCTTATCCTCATCCGTGAATCCTTTCTGGGAATCGACCGCTTTTGCGATCATCTTGTCAGAACCAGCGGCGACGCCACTTCGGCGCGCATTGTGTCACGCCTGCTCAAAGCCTCCATCTGCCTGTGCGCCATACTGTTTTTCGGCGAATATATGGGCATAAGCTTTGCTGGACTGCTGACGTTCGGCGGCATCGGCGGCATTGCCATCGGTCTGGCGGGCAAGAATATTTTGGGCAACTTTTTTTCAGGGCTGATGCTGTATTTTGACCGCCCCTTCAATATCGGCGACTGGATAAAATCGCCTGATCGCAATATTGAAGGCACGGTGGTGGAGATCGGCTGGCGCATGTCCAAGATCATGACATTCGAGCATTACCCCGTGTACGTGCCCAACGATATTTTTTCATCCATTTGCATCGAAAATGTGGGGCGCATAGCCAACTATCGTATCAAGCTGCAGATAGGCCTGCGCTATGAGGATGCGGACAGGATTCAGGCTGTTGCCGATGCTCTGAAAAAAATGCTCCACGATGAGCCGCGTATTGACAAGGGGCAGGAAATCCTTGTCGTTTTTAACGAATTTGCCTCTTCATCCCTGAATATCCTGATCTACTGCTACGCAAAAACGACCAACTGGGCGCAGTTTATGCAAACGCAGCACGATGTGTATCTCGGCATCGTTTCGGTGGTGCACGGCCTTGGTGCGGATTTTGCTTTTCCCACGCAAACGCTTTATCTCGAAAAAGACGAAAACAAGCCCGAATAG
- a CDS encoding glycosyltransferase family 2 protein: MSSAEIVQSPRGAISLSLVVPVYNEADVIDIFVNKINEVFKTRTDIDLEMVFVDDGSTDGTAAVLECLCHDDPRVRVLELSRNFGKEAALTAGLDFAAGQAVVPMDVDLQDPPELILDMVEKWQEGFDVVLGRRANRSSDTWAKRTSAYLFYSLHNKIAKPKLPVNVGDFRLMDRRVVEALRLLPESRRFMKGLFAWLGFRTCNLDYVRPARAAGQTKFNSWRLWNFALEGLTSFSTAPLRIWTYVGMAISALSFIYATIIALKVILGGVDVPGYASLMVAITFLGGLQLIGIGMIGEYLGRAYMESKRRPVYIVRRIYAKNARPDE; encoded by the coding sequence ATGTCCAGTGCAGAGATAGTGCAGTCTCCCAGGGGGGCTATCAGCCTGTCATTGGTGGTTCCGGTGTACAACGAGGCTGATGTCATTGACATTTTTGTCAATAAGATTAATGAAGTGTTCAAAACACGTACTGATATTGACCTAGAGATGGTTTTTGTTGACGATGGCAGTACCGACGGTACCGCCGCCGTTTTGGAATGTCTTTGCCATGATGACCCACGCGTGCGTGTCTTAGAGTTGTCGCGGAATTTCGGTAAGGAAGCGGCCCTGACGGCTGGACTCGATTTTGCTGCAGGTCAGGCTGTTGTGCCTATGGACGTTGACCTGCAGGACCCGCCGGAATTGATACTCGACATGGTCGAAAAATGGCAGGAAGGGTTTGATGTGGTGCTTGGGCGACGGGCCAACAGAAGTTCGGACACCTGGGCCAAGCGTACGTCAGCGTATCTGTTTTACAGCCTGCATAACAAGATTGCCAAACCCAAACTACCGGTCAACGTGGGGGATTTTCGCCTCATGGACCGTCGCGTAGTGGAGGCGTTGCGGCTTTTGCCCGAGTCAAGACGCTTCATGAAGGGCCTTTTTGCGTGGCTGGGCTTTCGCACGTGCAATCTGGACTATGTACGTCCGGCCCGCGCGGCAGGGCAGACAAAGTTCAACAGCTGGCGTCTCTGGAATTTTGCACTTGAGGGCCTCACCAGCTTCAGCACTGCCCCGTTACGCATATGGACCTATGTGGGCATGGCAATTTCGGCATTATCGTTCATCTATGCCACGATAATTGCCTTGAAGGTTATCCTTGGCGGCGTTGATGTTCCCGGCTATGCATCTCTTATGGTTGCCATAACCTTTTTGGGTGGTTTGCAGCTTATCGGCATCGGCATGATTGGCGAATACCTCGGGCGCGCCTATATGGAGTCAAAACGGCGGCCAGTATATATTGTAAGACGAATATACGCAAAAAATGCTCGGCCCGATGAGTAG
- a CDS encoding translation initiation factor 2: MLSNSVGSRVRVKAVDVLFVVLAACYALLVASGIVPLSGHGANLDSDLSVYAYSMVRADNPQYFQADEILREPTPANSLWNLQQFVAELLTPGDQYAVGLLWAGAFIIFAYLVGMYLLGRWLYGSPGPALILALLMSVTVWVGWGTFWGVTHSDPVPRTFFAALWPFMLMGAVVAMRHALWRPVAMLAAGLGMWVHGLGALNTGAMFFVAFFFCRPAGWSWTKHLGNLVLCLVFFFVPVLTFLWPSLGQKQAFSPADIQMFYDLFSQRWAKDYGRFAERLALFLSWGKPTFWILLAGFASWLVVRRNGSPRLRQLAAMCPAFVLALALVSTFSWLESLLAPPMGRLPMAHEFVRGLRYLIPLAWIMLVGVLALFWPRMAAWLRVGLCVLAVLLMLLCNGDRQNVAALYSIAEHTGLPMPYMSRAERASGEAKKHHEALVALREATMPNDVVFSNAGDMGVRHIANRGMGHAFKDGAHSYYNKNPGQARQWLANEKLRLKSPAGYVDVWLKSGLPWLFCDRPEDRAMLEKYGNVVWENSGWLIVRRHEGGTPAGGDSASAVSGEKNAPTEGLLQEGQTPDQTPGVAVPAP, translated from the coding sequence ATGCTGTCCAATAGTGTCGGAAGCCGCGTACGCGTCAAGGCTGTAGATGTTCTGTTTGTTGTTTTGGCTGCATGCTATGCGTTGCTTGTGGCGTCGGGCATTGTGCCCCTGTCAGGGCATGGGGCAAATCTGGACAGCGATCTTTCAGTATACGCATATTCTATGGTCAGGGCAGACAATCCTCAATATTTTCAAGCAGATGAGATTCTGCGTGAACCCACTCCGGCCAACTCGCTCTGGAATCTGCAGCAGTTTGTCGCCGAACTGCTGACGCCGGGCGACCAGTATGCCGTGGGGCTGCTGTGGGCAGGGGCGTTTATCATTTTTGCCTACCTTGTGGGCATGTATCTGCTGGGGCGGTGGCTGTACGGCAGCCCCGGGCCTGCGCTCATTCTGGCTCTGCTCATGAGCGTCACAGTATGGGTGGGTTGGGGAACCTTCTGGGGCGTGACCCATTCCGACCCGGTGCCACGCACGTTTTTTGCGGCCCTGTGGCCCTTTATGCTCATGGGGGCGGTGGTCGCCATGCGTCATGCCTTATGGCGTCCTGTGGCCATGTTGGCCGCGGGGCTGGGCATGTGGGTGCACGGCCTGGGAGCGCTCAATACCGGCGCCATGTTTTTTGTGGCGTTCTTTTTTTGCAGGCCGGCGGGCTGGAGCTGGACAAAACATCTGGGTAATCTGGTCCTGTGCCTGGTATTTTTCTTTGTGCCGGTGCTGACGTTCCTGTGGCCTTCTCTTGGGCAGAAACAGGCTTTCAGCCCGGCAGACATCCAGATGTTTTACGATCTGTTTTCGCAGCGCTGGGCCAAGGATTACGGCCGGTTCGCCGAACGGCTGGCCTTGTTTTTAAGCTGGGGCAAGCCCACCTTCTGGATTCTGCTGGCCGGCTTCGCCAGCTGGCTCGTGGTCCGGCGCAATGGCAGCCCCCGGCTGCGGCAACTGGCTGCCATGTGCCCGGCTTTTGTGCTGGCCCTTGCCCTGGTGTCCACCTTTTCATGGCTTGAGTCTCTTCTGGCGCCGCCTATGGGGCGTTTGCCCATGGCGCATGAGTTTGTGCGCGGGTTGCGCTACCTTATTCCCCTGGCATGGATCATGCTGGTGGGGGTGCTGGCCCTGTTCTGGCCGCGTATGGCAGCCTGGCTGCGCGTGGGCCTTTGTGTTCTTGCGGTGCTGCTCATGCTGCTCTGTAACGGCGACCGGCAAAATGTGGCTGCGCTCTACAGCATAGCCGAGCATACGGGGCTTCCCATGCCCTATATGAGCCGGGCGGAAAGAGCCTCCGGCGAGGCGAAAAAACACCATGAAGCATTGGTCGCCCTTCGGGAGGCAACCATGCCTAATGATGTTGTTTTTAGTAATGCCGGTGATATGGGGGTGCGTCATATTGCCAATCGCGGCATGGGGCACGCCTTTAAAGACGGGGCGCATTCCTACTACAATAAAAATCCCGGGCAGGCCCGGCAGTGGCTTGCCAATGAGAAACTGCGCCTGAAAAGTCCTGCCGGCTATGTGGATGTATGGCTGAAGTCCGGTCTGCCGTGGCTGTTTTGTGACCGGCCTGAAGACCGCGCCATGCTGGAAAAATACGGGAACGTGGTGTGGGAAAATTCCGGCTGGCTTATTGTCCGCCGTCATGAGGGCGGCACACCTGCCGGGGGGGATTCCGCCTCTGCTGTTTCGGGCGAAAAAAACGCCCCGACGGAAGGACTCCTGCAAGAGGGCCAGACTCCGGACCAGACGCCCGGCGTTGCAGTGCCCGCGCCGTAG
- a CDS encoding type III pantothenate kinase, which translates to MQPELLLFDIGNTSIKIGLAHERQVVTSYTLRTDAGQTADDLGLKLATLLGHAGVTPQSLRACVTSSVVPGFDPLLREAVARYVDCPLYRVGADLSVPLENRYERPAEVGADRLVGAYAARRLYPEFPGLLVVDFGTAVTIDCVNGNAYMGGLIFPGPRTALSALSREAAKLPRVNLDVRADEPTPGRSTATSIQHGLVFGFACMVEGLAQRLKRQLPGPARVLGTGGFAASIARVSPVFDHVLPALLLEGLRRLYYEERTAF; encoded by the coding sequence ATGCAGCCCGAACTTCTGCTTTTTGATATCGGCAATACTTCCATCAAAATCGGACTGGCGCATGAGCGGCAGGTGGTCACTTCCTACACATTGCGCACCGATGCGGGGCAGACGGCGGATGACCTGGGGCTGAAGCTTGCGACCCTGCTCGGGCACGCGGGCGTTACGCCGCAGAGCCTGCGGGCCTGCGTGACTTCTTCGGTGGTTCCGGGCTTTGATCCGCTGTTGCGCGAGGCAGTGGCCCGCTATGTGGACTGCCCCTTGTATCGCGTTGGCGCTGATTTGTCCGTGCCGCTTGAAAACCGCTATGAGCGCCCGGCCGAGGTCGGGGCCGACAGGCTGGTGGGAGCCTACGCGGCCCGCCGTCTGTATCCGGAATTTCCCGGCCTGCTGGTGGTTGATTTCGGCACGGCGGTGACCATTGACTGTGTTAACGGCAACGCCTATATGGGCGGCCTGATTTTTCCCGGCCCGCGTACAGCGTTAAGCGCCCTTTCGCGTGAGGCGGCCAAGCTGCCCAGGGTCAACCTGGACGTACGGGCCGATGAACCGACCCCGGGGCGCAGTACGGCCACCAGCATACAGCACGGACTGGTTTTCGGTTTTGCCTGCATGGTTGAAGGGCTTGCGCAGCGCCTCAAGCGGCAGTTGCCCGGTCCTGCCAGGGTGCTGGGAACCGGAGGTTTTGCGGCGTCCATCGCCAGGGTAAGTCCGGTCTTCGACCATGTGTTGCCCGCCTTGCTGCTTGAGGGTTTACGCCGCCTGTACTATGAAGAGCGCACGGCGTTCTGA
- the eno gene encoding phosphopyruvate hydratase produces MSSIASVFGREILDSRGNPTVEVEVTLESGLRARAAVPSGASTGSREALEMRDGDKARYCGKGVTKAVDHVNSEIADALLGMDSLRQVQIDNTLIDLDGTDNKSRLGANAMLGVSMACARVAASFLGLPLYKYLGGINAKVLPAPMMNIINGGAHAPNNLDIQEFMIMPVGAMTFRDSLRMGTEIFHMLQAILKKDGHVTSVGDEGGFAPNLKNHDEAFAYIIKAIEEAGYNPGTEVALAIDAASSEFYKDGKYVLAGEGKTFNSAELSEWMAEFTRKYPLISIEDGMAESDWDGWGMLTASLGDHVQLVGDDVFVTNPSILAEGIAEGVANSILIKLNQIGTVTETLDTIEMAKEAAYTTVISHRSGETEDSFIADLAVGVNSGQIKTGSLCRSERMSKYNQLLRIEEELGDDAEFFGPMLAEYYSLGTEE; encoded by the coding sequence ATGAGCAGCATTGCCTCGGTATTTGGCCGTGAAATTCTGGATTCGCGCGGTAATCCCACCGTCGAGGTGGAAGTGACCCTGGAATCCGGGCTCAGAGCGCGGGCCGCTGTGCCTTCCGGGGCGTCCACCGGCAGCCGCGAAGCTCTGGAAATGCGTGATGGCGACAAAGCACGGTACTGCGGCAAGGGCGTCACCAAGGCCGTGGACCATGTGAACAGCGAGATCGCCGACGCCCTGCTTGGCATGGATTCGCTGCGTCAGGTGCAGATAGACAATACCCTTATCGACCTGGACGGCACGGACAACAAGTCCCGGCTCGGGGCCAATGCCATGCTTGGCGTGTCCATGGCCTGCGCCAGGGTGGCGGCGTCCTTTCTGGGGCTGCCCCTGTACAAGTACCTCGGCGGCATCAACGCCAAGGTGCTGCCAGCGCCCATGATGAACATCATCAATGGCGGGGCGCATGCTCCCAACAACCTGGATATCCAGGAATTCATGATCATGCCCGTGGGGGCCATGACCTTTCGCGATTCGCTGCGTATGGGGACAGAAATCTTCCACATGCTGCAGGCCATTCTTAAAAAGGACGGGCACGTCACCAGCGTGGGTGATGAGGGCGGCTTTGCCCCCAACCTCAAGAATCACGATGAGGCCTTCGCTTACATCATCAAGGCGATCGAAGAAGCGGGCTATAATCCCGGCACCGAGGTGGCGCTGGCTATTGATGCCGCCTCCAGCGAATTCTACAAGGACGGTAAATACGTTCTTGCCGGAGAAGGCAAAACCTTCAACAGTGCCGAACTGAGCGAGTGGATGGCCGAATTCACCCGCAAGTACCCCCTTATATCCATTGAAGACGGCATGGCCGAAAGCGATTGGGATGGCTGGGGCATGCTGACCGCCAGCCTGGGCGATCATGTGCAGCTTGTGGGCGACGACGTTTTTGTGACCAATCCCTCCATTCTGGCCGAGGGCATTGCCGAGGGCGTGGCGAACTCCATCCTCATCAAGCTCAACCAGATCGGCACAGTCACAGAAACGCTGGATACCATTGAAATGGCTAAGGAAGCTGCCTATACCACCGTTATTTCGCACCGTTCCGGCGAAACGGAAGACAGTTTCATTGCGGACCTGGCCGTGGGCGTCAACTCCGGGCAGATCAAAACCGGGTCCCTGTGTCGTTCCGAGCGTATGTCCAAGTACAACCAGCTGCTGCGCATTGAAGAAGAACTGGGCGACGATGCCGAGTTTTTCGGTCCCATGCTGGCGGAATACTATTCGCTGGGTACAGAAGAATAA